TTCATTGAATAGGTTTGCCATATGTGCCTAATATTATGCTATAAATGAAGTTTCATGCAtctagtttgatttgttttgGGGCTACTACTTTGCAGATGAATAAAATCCTTAGCATAGAGCTCAAAACTTTACCTAGAACTAGGAGAAAATTAGAATAATGAGTCGGAATCCTTGTTTAAATTGAGACAAACAGAATTTTTTGGTTGCGTGCCCACAGAACTTACCTGGTTAATGCAAATATTTGATGAATGGATCTGTACTTGGCTTTAGTTGGGAGTGTAAGAACTTGAAAGGACCATAATAGCAAACTGCTTGACAATCCTAAGGAATTGAATCTAGCTAGAGATGGGGTAAGAGAAGGGTGATGAGTGGGTCATTTGGTTTGTCATTTCAAGAAGCTTAGACTTGGTTGTAAAATGGAAATCCCCAAGGAATGTGACTCCGGTGCTGAGGATTAGATAAGAAAAGTAGCTAAATAGCTTCATGTGGGCAGACTCAAATAGTTGAGAGGGCTTGATTTAGAGCTGGTCTAAGATTTTTATAAATGGGTCTTTCAAGTAGAAACAATTTGAACAGAGCTCAAGCTGCTGGTAGTAAACAGGAGCAATCATGGTAGATTTAGACAGATTTTGCCTAGAACAGATAACCCTCATCATTTTTTGCCCTCATGCAAGTGCACATGACTGAAAGCTCTTTCAGAAACAATTTGCTTGGCTGTAGGGACAATCTCATATATGTTACAATTCAGAATAATGACAGGAAAATGAAACTAGGCAGCAGTCGAACAAATTAAGTTTGACAATCCATATATGGCCACAGAAACATGTTATTTTCTCAGCTTCAATGTGGCTGTAGTCATACAAACCAATATTTCATGTTTCTAAAtgtcattctctctctctttctctttctctttcttcatttgttccccTTGACTACATGATACAAGTGCTATCAGGAACGGTTGTTAATAAAGTAATAGCTGCGTTGGAGTCATGTGAATTCCAATGTCTTATCGCTGGAATCGGCGGGAATGGTGTTGAGATTTGCTTTGGTAGTTGTTCATCCTGATTTTCTCAGAGGAAGCAATGAAGCACAGTAAGCTTGTAACAGCTATATTTCATTGATGCTGTTGTGTTTCTGTGTACATTAATTTTAAAGTCAAGGAGGAATGACCATTCTTCCTGGTTCATGGACattatgataaaagaaaatgactgTATGAATTCTTAATGATGGCCTGATCCTCCTTCATGTTGTAAGGTTGTAGTTTAATTGTAGCACACACTGCAAGCTTTTAACGAGTCCTTTCTCCTTTGCAGTAAATCTACTCTTTTATTTTGAGGTATTGGCTTCAAGGTTATGTATGGTTCTCAAAAAAGTATTAATGAAAGAAACCCCAAGTAGTCCGGTTGGTCATTGGTCAAGACGAACATTGATTTTCAGTAGGTGgcacataataaataaaatattagacataaaaattatctttaaaatatatttaaaaatattaaaaatattttaagtttacaaataaatttttatcatacaaaataaaaatggttttaaaattaattttatgtatatgtaatatataaaattaataggGTTTGCTTGGAAATGTTATTCGAAAACAATTGTTataaaatagttctcaaaaaataaatcttttatgaaaaaaataatttaaaaaatttgacaaatggaaaattttggatgatgCTCAAATTGTTTCTGtgatttcttctttattaaattattaaaatatttaataaaataaatcattaattcatAAGAAGCATATGACCCATCTCAAAAAATGATCTTCAATTAAATGTACCACAAATAAAAGCCACTGATGAACATGTTCCATTCATCAATCTGTTAGATATCCAAGGTACTGCTGCCTTTTAAACCCACTGGTTAATGGGAGGTCTCCCAAGTTAGATTCTAAAGCTTCACCAGACAAATTCTTGCCACAAACCAAAGTTCCATTTATTTCATGTATCAAACACATCATATTCCCCATGCCACAAAAGTATCAAAACCCTAGTTCCTTACAAACAAAACCCATCTCTATATACCAGGACTTGTTCATCCACAAATCCCCAAGAACACACAAAATTCTCCCTTTTGCAAACCCCATCAAGCATTCACCACAACCCCACCTGCAAAACCAAAAACCCATCAAAACAAAGTCATCAAAACCCCATCTTGAAATCTTAAAAGCTTAAATCTCTAAAAGCCTAAAAGAAAAACTTACCATTAGGGTGGAGAACTTGGCCAGAAATATAGGAGGAGTCTGCATGGGAGGCCAAGAAGACATATGAAGGTGCAACCTCACATGGCTGGCCAGCCCTGCCCATAGGCACTTCAGACCCAAACCTTGCACACTCCTCTTCACTGAAGGAGGCTGGTATGAGTGGAGTCCAGATGGGTCCAGGGGCCACACCATTAACCCTAATGCCTTTGGGTGCAAGCTGCAGCGCCAGTGATCTGATGAAAGCCACAATGGCACCTTTGGTGGATGTATACTCTATCAGTTTATTGTTTCCTTTGTATGCATTGATTGAGGTGGTGTTTATGATGCTGCTCCCTTCCTGCATATACTTCAGAGCATGCCTAATATATATCATCACCAAATAACGGTCATCAGTTAGTGGGTGTGTTTGATTCCTGGGAACACAGAAAGAAAATAGCAGTTCATGGACCTGGTCAAGAGGAAGTAAGAGAAGATGTTGGTTCTGAACACCCTCTCCAGCCTCTCCTCGTCGATCTCCTCCACCGAGCACGACTTGTACTGCTCCGCCGCGTTGTTCACCAGAATGTCTATCCTCCCGTACGCCgccaccacctcctccaccaCCCTCCGGCAGTTATCATCGTACCCCAGATCCGCAGCTATCGCTATCGGCTCCTTCGCATCGTCCCTCTTCGCCTTCCTTATCATCTGCAGCGTCTCCTGCGCGTCCCTGTCCTCCTGCGCCTTCACGTACGTGAAGGCCACGGTGGCCCCTCAAGCGCATACAGGTAGCAGACGGCTCTGCCGATGCCAGAGTCGCCGCCGGTCACCAGCGCCACCTTGCCTTGGAGCTTGTGGGCAGGCCTGTAGTCTGGGTTGATAAACTGCGGGGTGGGGGTCATCACGTGCTCCTTCCCTGGCTGCCTCCCCTGCCTCTGGGGTGGAAACTGTTGGCCGCCGCCGGAAGCCATCGTCCTCTGCAACAGTGCTCTTCTGGGGTTATCTCTTGTCGCTGGTAACCCTGTACGGACAGGCGGAAACTCCAATCTCAGGTGAGTGACACAAGCTATTGATGAGAGTGGTATCGATGAAGAGAGAATGCGAGAGAGCATGAAAATTTATGCGGTATGGGGGTGGTGGAGCTAAGCTTTCGGCTTTATAGTGAGGTGGAAACGGCGCGTGTGGATACGTGGCAGACCTGGCGTCTACGTGTCGCGTCGATCGCATGCGGCGGACACGTCCTCCGAAATGGGCCCTTTGCCTGAGCTCATGGGGCTTcccttaaattattattttttataataaaaactaaattaaatttactgtgaaaaaaattgttctggattaaaattttcatattttattaaattatatatttttatattttgttttctaaaattcctaTCAAATCTTtctaattgatttgaattttgaCTTTTCCTTTTATACATTTCTAGTaaaaaacgatttttaaaaatagtgcttatgataatttttaaaaacaatttttaaaaatagttatttatattttttaaacataaatttcaaaaattaatggCAACGATACAGGAGTTTGGGAGGGATGACccttatttcaatttattttattttttcatatttttattttaaaatattaaattttattaaaaataaatactatacatatttataatttatttttataaaaaatattatatatatatatatatatatatatatatatatatatatatatatatatattaaagattgaaaataaaaaaacaattaaaacatattgaaaaaaacaattaaaatatatgttgTCATCCTGTTGGAAAtgtttctaaatatttattaaaaataattttttttctttttttcaatatatttggaAAGAGTCAAacaaatctcaaaaaaaaaaaaaaaaaaacatgtttttgaaaataattaataatcaaacatagtaaatactaaatatataccttctgtattttctttttctctctcattttctcacaACTTTCTCggacaaccaaacataccctaatGAGAAGTTGAGTTTAACAGAGTCAGAGATGGGAACACTTGGCTGAGGAAGGAGAGCAAGAAAAGTGGGTCTTAAGGCAGTTTTGCATGTTGGCCACATGTAGTGCTCTTCCAATTGACACCTTCAACCCTTTCTTCTCTCCTATTTTCTCCCTATTTAACCAACCCCCCACACTCGTTTTCACTCTCTCTACCCCCACATGCAAACCCACAACCCAAACCAGAACTATTGatcctcttcttcctcctctctctctctctcctctggTTTTAGAGCTCAACAATGGCTTCTCTTCTTCAACTCAGTACCCTCTCCTTCTTTCTGGTTgctctctccatttttttcacATCTACTCCAGTCCATTGTGATggtaattaatttctttaatttcatcttcttctctctttcgtATGACCTTTTTGTATTTATGGTTGAGAATGTCAAGTGTGGGTCATGGTATTCATTTCActcttgtctttttcttttctttcttgagATGCAGCTGAGGATGACGACCTTCTTCAAGGCCTCAACAGCTACAGAACGGCCAGAAACCTCTCGACCCTGGTCAAGAACGACAAGGCGGAGTGCCTGGCGGAGGAGCTGGCCGGGGAATTAGAGCATCAGCCCTGCACCGCTACCGTCCCCGCCACCCCGCAGCTCCAGCTCGCCAACTACCCCAGCATCCTTAAGAAGTGCAAAATCGACATCAACTACACCAGAGACGGTGTCATCATGCAAGTCTGTGTCCCCCACAGGGTCCCAACCCTCGTCCTCACCAACTTCACCCAGTCTCACTACTCCAGGTACCTCAACGACAGCAAGTTCACCGGCGTCGGCGTCGGGTCAGAGGACGACTGGGTGGTGGCCGTCCTCAGCACCAATGGCATCGAAGGGAGCTTCAGTGGGGCTTCCAGGGCTGCCATGGAGCTGGGTTTGATGATGCTCAGCCCCTGCTTGGTGGCTTTGCTTTTGGGATTATTTGTTGGTATGGTGATCAACTGAGACTGATGGGGTGTTAGGGCTGTGTTTGGTTatttaatcttttgtttttgtagctTTGTTTTTAGGTTGATGACCAGTTTTCAGTGTAATGTTAATGCGTTTTTCCCCCCTTAATTTCTTATGCATATGAATGGCAATATATGGAATTGCGAATTCTAGTATAGCAAAATTTGGATTTGGACAGTTGATTAAAGGTTCAAAAAACTAAGATTTAACATAAAGCCCGTACAAACGTGTATAGGTGGCCGTATAAGTAAGAGTAGTAAGAGtaggagttttgggtcaaaatggcccattttttcaaaaaattgtaacatctaatcacttttttaaacttatattcAAATGGGCCTTTTTGATGCCACATAGACGTtatgtcattaaaaaatattttttttcgtcATTTTAATGAAAGCCGCAATTGGCAATCACgactttatttttgaactaaaaccgTAATTGGCAAACGTGGtttcatttttgtattaaaactGCAATTGCTAAACacggcttcattttttaactaaagtcgTAGTTGGCAATTGCGACtttatttttgtactaaagTTGTAGTTGGCAACTGCggttttatttttgtactaaagccgcagttgtcAACCgcggtttcattttttaactaaagccgTGGTTGGCAACTGCcgctttagttaatttttatttaaattcataaattgtaatttgaaaatatacttaaataataaattatttatatttaaatttaaaattctagtattacttcaacaaacataaattgctaaatagaagatattataaatgaatattttatttattaataaattaataatattaaaataataaacttatataacatataaataatatataaaattgtataatttattaatttaagatatttaatttgttaatttttaagatattaatttatttgtattataataaatttatctttatcgaaataatagtataacagttgataactgagatttcaattataatattttttggataTAACCAAATACAAAAGTCTTTTTAAAGAGAAAGTGTTTGTACTTTAAGAATCtggctttttttaaataaaaaaaaaaaaagtgtttactCATATTTGAGAAGTTTTCTTGATATCAAGGCAAAAAAATTCTAGATgagtattttatatttaagagcCATTAAGACGAAATTATTCAAGATctctttatcataaaaaaattatttattcagtttttactttgaaattgtttatatccaaaatcatttttttcctagCAAACATGTTATATTCATGCAAGATACATCCGGTTTATGATAGAAACATTAAATTTAGataaccaaaaaatatatttaaataaccataaaatttataaaaatatttatatagttaaCAGAGCACGTTTCTCAGACCTCAATTCGTTACTTTTAAAAAACtagtattttatattataaccTCAAATAGATGAGCGATTCATAACAATTCTTCTATAATAGTAGAACTTCTATCAAATACTTCACTTCagtttgagaaaaataaaatattttgaatgttgAGGTCTTTCCTCCTTCAAAGACAAGGAATGAGTGTAAGTGAATGTATGGGTAGACTGACACAGAAATAAAACATCCTAAATTCAATCATATTAATGACAATGTGTTGTCTCACATTCAGAACAAGTAAAAGTTGGAGTCATCTTTAAGAACAGATTCAATCCAACATATCATCGGTTCAGCCAAGGTCACAACCACTTTACAAAACAGAATATCGCCAGATTTCTGAAACATGGCTTGAAGACTCACATTATCTCTATTGAGTCGGTCGAAATTCTTAGCAAACACATTCCCTATTCcactcaaattctaaaaaaagaaaaaagaattaaaaatcattcaatTCAAATATGTTTATCATTATTtacaactttcatttttttttaaatctgttATCTATggctattaatattattaattaatgccccataataaattcaaaaaattcttttcaattaatcctaatttttttccccttaactACAAAATCTTATAAGTTAATTTCGTATATATGATAATATCCTCataaatccttttattatttaaatattattgaatattatatttttgttatttccaaatttaaattaaaaatgcattCTAATCTCTATGTGTAATGCATTTCCTACCCAAAGTCCAAACCAATTTGAACCTCTCCTAATCCGTTTCAAGCAACCGTTTCATACTacaaatttacataattaaccctatttttttctttcatctttgaaaaatgatggagatggatttaatatataaataatattatcataaatCCTATTactattcaaatattatataaaattaatttgattgagaGTCATGACTCATGCACACACAAATATTAATCCTGGGatacctaaaaaaatatttaaaatataatacaaattttaaattattgaaatagaAATTGGATAATTTTTTGGTGGCCAACTGCTTATTGAAACAAAAGGTTATTGCAAACATGgacttaaatacaaaaaaaaacaaacccagaACCTCCACTTTTTTAACCAACaaccatatttttcatgttcatttccttttcttgttcTGTTTTTCAGAACattaaaaactcattttaattaagcCCAACAGCTGCAATGGGAGGCCTCAGTTTTCTGTGACAATAATTTACTCTCCTTGTAGCCaattctcaccaaccaaacggAGCAACAAATGTAACACAATCAACACAGCCcatctcactttttttttccatagacGAGTAGCTCCTCAATACCGACATTGCAGGCCTAATCCTCCCCAACGACTGCCCCAAAACCTGATACAAACAGCCATCAATTCACCATAAGCACACTCCCTAACCAATCATTCacaacaatggaaaaaaaaaaaattctaaaaaccaAGATTTtgagatgggaaaaaaaatgggaaagtgcCAAAAACTTTACATAAAATAAGCCAAAAAGAATATTAGGACTGACCTCAAACTTGATGCTTTGTGGCTCCAACATCTTTTTCAGTGGCCCATTGGTGGGGTTAGggtttagaacaaaaaaatcacACACGGATGGGAAGAGAGAACGGCAGCACGGGAGAGAACAGCAGCACGGGGATGGAAATGGTAAAGTAAAAACagtataaaaatttgattttgagttgaTGTGGATTCAAGGGAccattttgaacaatagtttGGAAATGAGCTCATTTTCAATATTAAGTTCCAGCACAGGCTCATTTTGGCCCAAAAGTTTAAGAGTAGAGTAAACATTGGTAGATATGTATCGAATAAAAAAGACATCATCGATATGATCATTATCAATCATGTCATACATTTGTTTTCTTggaaatccaaaattaaaatttgacaGGCTTATTAGTAGGTGGGTAAATGTAAAGTTTAATACGATTTCTCATACACATATTTAACAGGGTTTTTTTGTAAGTTTGTAATAGTAATTTTAGCATAATATGATACCAACCCGTCTAATAATTTTGCTATTAATTTAGttatatctttaaattatttaacttatattagTAAAATACTTATATTTTGACACAACACAATCCCTACTTGTTGGAGTTCAACTCGGGTTTGAAGCCCAAAAGACCCATCCAAATTTAGTTAGGGCATACTTGGGTCGAACACGTTTGAAAAAGCCCGAAATGGCTCCCAAGCCCAAATTTAGGTGGGCATACTTGAGTTTGACAGATTCAGAAAAGCCCAAAATGGCTCAAGCTTGACTCGACCCAAATTT
Above is a genomic segment from Vitis riparia cultivar Riparia Gloire de Montpellier isolate 1030 chromosome 14, EGFV_Vit.rip_1.0, whole genome shotgun sequence containing:
- the LOC117931175 gene encoding LOW QUALITY PROTEIN: glucose and ribitol dehydrogenase (The sequence of the model RefSeq protein was modified relative to this genomic sequence to represent the inferred CDS: inserted 1 base in 1 codon), whose product is MASGGGQQFPPQRQGRQPGKEHVMTPTPQFINPDYRPAHKLQGKVALVTGGDSGIGRAVCYLYALEGXTVAFTYVKAQEDRDAQETLQMIRKAKRDDAKEPIAIAADLGYDDNCRRVVEEVVAAYGRIDILVNNAAEQYKSCSVEEIDEERLERVFRTNIFSYFLLTRHALKYMQEGSSIINTTSINAYKGNNKLIEYTSTKGAIVAFIRSLALQLAPKGIRVNGVAPGPIWTPLIPASFSEEECARFGSEVPMGRAGQPCEVAPSYVFLASHADSSYISGQVLHPNGGVVVNA
- the LOC117931311 gene encoding uncharacterized GPI-anchored protein At3g06035-like isoform X2 yields the protein MASLLQLSTLSFFLVALSIFFTSTPVHCDAEDDDLLQGLNSYRTARNLSTLVKNDKAECLAEELAGELEHQPCTATVPATPQLQLANYPSILKKCKIDINYTRDGVIMQVCVPHRVPTLVLTNFTQSHYSRYLNDSKFTGVGVGSEDDWVVAVLSTNGIEGSFSGASRAAMELGLMMLSPCLVALLLGLFVGMVIN
- the LOC117931311 gene encoding uncharacterized GPI-anchored protein At3g06035-like isoform X1, which translates into the protein MASLLQLSTLSFFLVALSIFFTSTPVHCDDAAEDDDLLQGLNSYRTARNLSTLVKNDKAECLAEELAGELEHQPCTATVPATPQLQLANYPSILKKCKIDINYTRDGVIMQVCVPHRVPTLVLTNFTQSHYSRYLNDSKFTGVGVGSEDDWVVAVLSTNGIEGSFSGASRAAMELGLMMLSPCLVALLLGLFVGMVIN